Proteins encoded in a region of the Ziziphus jujuba cultivar Dongzao chromosome 3, ASM3175591v1 genome:
- the LOC132803158 gene encoding putative calcium-transporting ATPase 13, plasma membrane-type, which translates to MDSAARNRRQPSSIPTKRKQKRLVKLVKKKDLENLKKQGGIDGVASALRTDIRKGISNDGKEIARRRRVFGSNSYRNPSKHVRILNFIWQLPSKDYNRRVWQSLHRFTVYKDLVSIIATYILFYAAYVVGSCRVPSRKFTQLRERDVTRIDVVRGGRKQRICTSEIVVGDVICLKTKDQVPADGLLLKAEGESLFVDASSLTADSHEVEINHDQNPFLFSGSQVVGGSGRMLVISVGKSTVRARKKSRNSPNEHTPLQDKLDQLCSSIREVWLKNASIFIVVLLARYFTGNTKDEYGNQEFKSGDAIFADGWNSTVAIFIEAFVVIVMFAIPEGLRLAVGLIASFSEIRMMADMELMVSDSSAWEKMASTTTICVNITGNDLTMNQLKVDKFWFGNVSLDKGAYSSVARCVKDLLREGITGLYVTCGTECGIPGIPTEKAIVSWAIQELNMDMDKVLCWTSHKVTNRCTIHPVDAFNPQDTRSVLIKRKADKTEHTHWKGAADIILAMCSRYYDTSGRIQVLDGNQKLEFQRIIDDMAKSSLQCIGFAYSSVPAQKVEEEEEEEGEEDGGRGGGGNWNPERRWSSSVGINEGGGEQGKKEEEGNGALKEDGQVLLGLMGEEGEKEEEEEDSGGNETPKEDGLVLLGLMSIIKDPCKKDVECCENAGIMVKMTTGDNVSTKEAIDIASKCGILHPRPDVKEAVIDGEKFRNYSPKQRREKVNKICLMVRSSDKDKLLFVQSLKQKGHVVAVTGNDESDVLALTAADVGLFLGNPGDEVAKNASKIVIMDDNFASVTTVVKWSRCIYNSIQKFIQFYLTFSFAAPAINFTSVALVGEIPLNPAHLLWLFLILHALSALALATEKPTKELMEKPPVGTTEPLVSKIMWNNLLAQVLLQSVVVLVLLFMAGLLFGEDYRLKGTFILNAVLLYQVFNQFNARKLEKKNVFIGINGDKSFLFIIAVIIWVQILVVQFLKPFENSTRLTWEQWAACYGIAFISWPIGWFVKWTCSKIGSKQRVRNVKGKAKEKGKAKKQGEEKLEDVICIKIGDQVPVDRLLLKGDHSLFGAVQSRRTGVERLTSQQPSADLDEQLGKNVGTKKVEIKGQIRLTGFYGAPEESDRRFAWELLRLLSDGHQGGWFIFRDFNEIL; encoded by the exons GAGATTGCTCGACGACGTAGAGTATTTGGCTCAAACTCATATCGCAATCCCTCCAAACATGTacgaattttaaatttcatctgGCAGCTCCCATCAAAAGACTATAACCGACGCGTATGGCAATCCCTCCACCGATTTACCGTTTATAAAGACTTGGTGAGCATTATTGCTACATATATCCTATTCTATGCTGCCTATGTCGTCGGAAGTTGTAGAGTACCCTCTCGGAAGTTCACCCAACTCAGAGAGAGAGATGTTACACGAATTGACGTCGTGAGGGGTGGAAGAAAGCAACGAATTTGCACATCTGAAATCGTTGTCGGAGATGTGATTTGCTTAAAGACTAAAGACCAAGTTCCAGCGGATGGATTGCTCTTAAAAGCAGAAGGTGAATCTCTGTTCGTGGATGCTTCAAGCTTGACAGCGGACAGTCACGAGGTTGAAATTAACCATGACCAGAATCCATTCTTGTTTTCTGGATCTCAGGTGGTTGGTGGTTCTGGCCGGATGCTTGTCATTTCAGTTGGCAAGTCCACAGTACGGGCAAGAAAAAAGAGCCGAAACAGTCCAAATGAGCATACCCCATTGCAAGATAAACTCGATCAGCTTTGCTCCTCAATCCGTGAGGTTTGGCTGAAAAATGCTTCGATATTTATTGTAGTCTTGTTAGCCAGATACTTTACTGGGAACACCAAGGACGAATATGGAAACCAAGAATTCAAGTCTGGCGATGCCATTTTTGCTGACGGTTGGAATTCTACAGTTGCTATATTTATAGAAGCTTTTGTCGTCATTGTTATGTTTGCGATTCCGGAAGGCTTGCGATTGGCCGTTGGGCTTATTGCTTCATTTTCAGAGATTAGGATGATGGCTGACATGGAATTAATGGTGAGTGATTCCTCCGCTTGGGAGAAGATGGCATCTACCACCACCATTTGTGTGAACATAACAGGCAACGATCTCACCATGAACCAGTTGAAGGTCGACAAGTTTTGGTTTGGCAATGTCTCTTTGGATAAAGGAGCTTACTCTTCAGTTGCTCGTTGTGTTAAGGATTTGTTGCGAGAAGGAATCACCGGCCTGTATGTTACTTGTGGAACAGAATGCGGAATCCCAGGTATTCCCACCGAGAAAGCAATTGTTTCATGGGCAATTCAGGAGTTGAATATGGATATGGATAaagtgttgtg TTGGACTTCACATAAAGTGACAAACAGGTGTACTATTCATCCGGTTGATGCCTTCAATCCACAGGATACACGAAGTGTCTTAATCAAGAGGAAGGCAGACAAGACAGAGCACACTCACTGGAAAGGAGCAGCAGATATCATTCTAGCAATGTGTTCGAGGTACTACGATACTTCTGGGAGGATTCAAGTTCTTGATGGCAACCAGAAATTGGAATTCCAGCGTATCATTGATGATATGGCGAAGAGCAGTCTCCAATGCATCGGTTTTGCATATAGTTCAGTTCCTGCACAAaaggtggaggaggaggaggaggaagaggggGAGGagga TGGGGGAAGAGGGGGAGGAGGGAATTGGAACCCTGAAAGAAGATGGTCAAGTTCTGTTGGGATTAATGAGGGAGGAGGGGAGCAGGggaagaaggaggaggagggaAATGGAGCCCTGAAAGAAGATGGTCAGGTCCTGTTGGGATTAATGGGGGAGGAGGGggagaaagaagaggaagaggaggacTCCGGTGGCAATGAAACGCCGAAAGAAGATGGTCTGGTCCTATTGGGATTAATGAGTATCATCAAGGATCCTTGTAAGAAAGACGTGGAATGCTGTGAGAATGCCGGAATTATGGTCAAGATGACCACGGGCGACAATGTTTCCACCAAAGAAGCCATAGATATAGCCAGTAAGTGTGGAATACTTCATCCACGCCCGGACGTGAAAGAAGCAGTAATAGACGGTGAGAAGTTTCGCAATTACTCTCCAAAACAGAGAAGGGAGAAAGTTAATAAAATTTGCTTGATGGTGAGATCATCTGATAAAGATAAATTGCTATTTGTCCAAAGCTTGAAGCAAAAAGGTCATGTCGTTGCAGTCACTGGGAATGACGAAAGTGATGTATTGGCATTGACAGCAGCTGATGTAGGACTCTTCCTTGGTAACCCAGGCGACGAAGTTGCCAAGAATGCCTCAAAAATCGTCATCATGGATGATAATTTTGCTTCAGTGACCACAGTTGTGAAATGGAGTAGATGCATTTACAACAGCATCCAGAAATTCATACAGTTTTATCTCACTTTCAGTTTTGCTGCTCCTGCTATCAACTTTACTTCAGTAGCTTTGGTAGGTGAAATTCCATTGAACCCAGCCCACTTATTATGGTTGTTCTTGATTTTGCATGCACTGAGTGCTCTGGCTCTTGCCACGGAGAAGCCCACCAAAGAACTCATGGAGAAGCCACCAGTGGGAACAACAGAGCCACTCGTATCCAAAATCATGTGGAACAACCTGTTGGCTCAAGTTCTGCTTCAGAGTGTTGTCGTTTTGGTGTTACTGTTCATGGCCGGTTTACTTTTCGGCGAAGACTATCGGTTAAAGGGCACATTTATCTTGAATGCTGTTCTGCTCTACCAAGTTTTCAATCAATTCAATGCAAGAAAGCTGGAGAAGAAGAACGTGTTTATCGGAATAAACGGGGACAAATCGTTTCTATTTATTATTGCAGTAATCATTTGGGTTCAGATACTGGTGGTGCAATTTCTAAAGCCGTTTGAAAATTCAACAAGGTTGACCTGGGAGCAATGGGCTGCATGTTACGGGATCGCCTTCATATCTTGGCCTATCGGTTGGTTTGTCAAGTGGACCTGTTCTAAAATCGGTTCTAAGCAACGTGTAAGAAATGTGAAAGGAAAAgctaaagagaaaggaaaagctAAAAAGCAAGGAGAAGAGAAACTAGAG GATGTGATTTGCATAAAGATTGGAGATCAAGTTCCAGTGGATAGGTTGCTCTTAAAAGGTGATCATTCTCTGTTC GGTGCGGTGCAATCACGGAGGACTGGTGTTGAACGTTTGACGTCTCAGCAACCGTCTGCTGATCTGGATGAGCAGTTAGGCAAGAATGTTGGAACGAAGAAAGTCGAAATCAAG GGACAAATACGGCTGACTGGTTTTTATGGAGCTCCAGAAGAATCTGATCGAAGATTTGCTTGGGAATTGTTGCGTCTTTTATCTGACGGACATCAGGGAGGATGGTTTATCTTTAGAGAtttcaatgaaattttatag